The proteins below come from a single Treponema phagedenis genomic window:
- a CDS encoding FadR/GntR family transcriptional regulator, with translation MQKKQEEFKKDTLASMIQDMILSGAILPGERLAPERELAETFGVSRPAIHEALLQLQAKGFIVIRPRHGCVVNDFSTPASISLMTELYLNNRMESPEKIEAGLVEFRQIILTEVIKKIIAKTAKLSVKARDKFFLPLENLIEFSETENSEKISHEDFEFYKVLIGLSAQPIFLLVIEAAREIYIYQFRQFLYKNAESIYRIPEYKANFIEALKSRNEEKAVEIMRKLTEPKTYRSKKTSAKKRRN, from the coding sequence ATGCAAAAAAAACAAGAAGAATTTAAAAAGGATACTCTTGCGTCCATGATTCAAGATATGATTTTAAGCGGAGCTATTTTGCCGGGTGAACGGCTTGCACCCGAGAGGGAGTTGGCTGAAACCTTCGGAGTTTCCCGTCCCGCTATTCACGAAGCTTTGCTGCAATTGCAGGCAAAGGGCTTTATTGTAATTCGCCCGCGGCACGGCTGTGTTGTAAATGATTTTTCCACACCTGCCTCAATCAGTCTTATGACAGAGTTGTATCTTAACAATAGAATGGAGTCGCCTGAAAAAATAGAAGCGGGTCTTGTGGAATTTCGGCAAATTATTTTAACCGAGGTTATAAAAAAGATTATTGCAAAAACCGCAAAACTTTCTGTAAAAGCACGCGATAAATTTTTCCTTCCTTTAGAAAATTTAATTGAGTTTTCCGAAACTGAAAACAGCGAAAAAATATCTCATGAAGATTTTGAATTTTATAAAGTACTGATTGGTTTATCTGCCCAGCCGATTTTTTTGCTTGTTATTGAAGCTGCACGGGAAATTTACATCTATCAATTTAGGCAGTTTTTGTATAAAAATGCAGAAAGCATTTACCGTATACCGGAATACAAAGCTAATTTTATCGAAGCCTTAAAATCGAGAAATGAAGAAAAGGCTGTTGAAATAATGCGGAAGCTCACAGAGCCGAAAACCTATCGCTCTAAAAAAACTTCCGCAAAAAAAAGAAGGAATTGA
- a CDS encoding FAD-dependent oxidoreductase: MNETAALETKLKKLKKALRKLGLEEKVNVTLDVRSVVVTGDVSSMEERMSAGYTAARFGFKGVVNDVTINGKGEAPMRVPTIRDSLLEGREFDVVIIGGGVIGCAIARELSRYDLRIALFEKESDVAMQASGRNDGMIHLGFADNPKKKKGKFNTRGNRMYTEVAQQLDFAINRFQHRF; the protein is encoded by the coding sequence ATGAACGAAACAGCTGCTCTCGAAACAAAACTAAAAAAATTAAAAAAAGCACTGCGCAAGCTCGGACTTGAGGAAAAAGTAAACGTTACTTTGGATGTCCGCTCCGTCGTGGTTACAGGAGATGTTTCTTCAATGGAAGAAAGAATGAGTGCAGGTTACACCGCTGCCCGCTTCGGATTTAAGGGCGTTGTAAACGATGTAACAATTAACGGAAAAGGCGAAGCTCCGATGCGCGTGCCGACAATACGGGATTCACTTTTAGAAGGGCGTGAGTTTGATGTGGTTATTATCGGTGGCGGCGTTATCGGCTGTGCTATTGCGAGGGAACTTTCGCGGTACGATTTGCGCATTGCCTTATTTGAAAAAGAAAGCGATGTTGCAATGCAGGCCTCCGGCCGAAACGACGGCATGATTCATCTGGGCTTTGCCGATAATCCTAAAAAGAAAAAGGGCAAATTTAACACGCGCGGGAACAGAATGTATACGGAGGTGGCGCAGCAACTGGACTTTGCAATAAACCGCTTTCAACACCGCTTTTAA
- a CDS encoding DUF1667 domain-containing protein, translating into MAETKNIICTACPRGCRLVVEIENLDAQGISVSGNKCPKGEAYGKQEAVCPMRMLTTTVASSVKDKPRLSVKTSDVVPLKNFAEYMRRIRSVNVSKACKPGDIIVKDFAGAGIDLLATGGTV; encoded by the coding sequence ATGGCGGAAACAAAAAATATTATTTGCACAGCATGCCCGCGCGGCTGCCGCTTAGTCGTTGAAATTGAAAACTTAGATGCGCAGGGAATTTCAGTTTCCGGAAACAAGTGCCCGAAGGGAGAAGCTTACGGAAAACAGGAAGCTGTATGTCCTATGCGCATGCTGACAACAACCGTTGCTTCGTCAGTGAAAGATAAGCCGCGACTTTCGGTAAAAACAAGCGATGTGGTTCCGCTAAAAAATTTTGCGGAATACATGCGGCGTATTCGAAGTGTAAACGTTTCAAAAGCGTGTAAACCCGGCGACATTATCGTAAAAGATTTTGCCGGAGCGGGAATAGATTTACTTGCAACGGGAGGTACAGTATGA
- a CDS encoding FGGY-family carbohydrate kinase — MKTILTVDCGTQSLRAMIFDTAGNVLAGERIAYKPHTTPQPGWAEQDVSVYWEALKTGIARIKNANPEAFAQLAGIGVTTIRASTVLVDKNGKVLRPAIIWLDNRTARGSYHPNRLVRAAFHAAGVYDSIVSVQSRCTINWLRENEPETWNKTWKMFFLSGWFIYQLTGEVCDTVSSMVGYIPFVNKKRNWAKPNSIESKLMPLEEEKRHALVESGSIIGSITKKAAEELGIPEGLPLVGCGSDKACETVGAGVVDSSLASLSFGTTATIEVLSSKYFEYKKLFPAYCGIIPNTWLSELEIYRGYWMISWFKEELCQLECKQAEELGVIPEKILDKFLHASPAGGRGLMLQPYWGASIFDRYAKGSIIGFGDVHERDDLYRAIIEGLAYSLREGLELIEAKGKLQCEKVAASGGASQSDAICQITADILNRNLVRGKTLEASSLGAAIITAAGIGEYPSIQAAVKQMVTQEKEFIPNPENRAIYDGLFEVYKKIYPSLKNIYNGLQRVTNYPEAKKLNS, encoded by the coding sequence ATGAAAACAATTTTAACGGTTGACTGCGGAACCCAGAGTTTGCGCGCAATGATATTTGATACAGCGGGCAATGTTCTCGCCGGAGAACGAATTGCATACAAGCCCCACACAACACCGCAGCCCGGCTGGGCAGAGCAAGACGTTTCAGTTTATTGGGAAGCACTAAAAACCGGCATTGCCCGCATAAAGAATGCAAACCCTGAAGCCTTTGCGCAGCTTGCGGGTATCGGTGTTACCACCATACGCGCCTCAACAGTTTTAGTTGACAAAAACGGTAAGGTGCTGCGCCCCGCTATTATTTGGCTTGATAACAGAACAGCTCGCGGCTCGTATCATCCGAACCGCTTGGTGCGCGCAGCCTTTCATGCGGCGGGCGTATACGATTCGATTGTTTCAGTTCAATCTCGATGCACAATAAACTGGCTGAGAGAAAATGAGCCTGAAACATGGAACAAAACATGGAAGATGTTTTTTCTTTCGGGCTGGTTTATTTATCAGCTTACAGGCGAAGTCTGCGACACTGTTTCTTCTATGGTCGGATATATTCCCTTTGTTAATAAAAAACGCAATTGGGCAAAACCGAATTCCATCGAATCAAAACTCATGCCTTTGGAGGAAGAAAAACGCCACGCCCTTGTAGAAAGCGGGAGCATCATAGGGAGCATAACAAAAAAAGCTGCGGAGGAACTCGGCATTCCTGAGGGCTTACCGCTCGTAGGCTGCGGCAGCGACAAGGCTTGCGAAACAGTCGGAGCCGGTGTTGTAGATTCTTCCCTTGCATCATTGAGTTTCGGCACAACCGCAACAATCGAGGTTTTATCGTCAAAATACTTTGAATATAAAAAACTTTTTCCGGCATACTGCGGAATTATTCCGAACACATGGTTATCGGAATTGGAAATTTACCGCGGCTATTGGATGATAAGCTGGTTTAAAGAAGAACTCTGCCAGCTTGAATGCAAGCAAGCGGAAGAACTCGGAGTAATCCCCGAAAAAATTTTGGATAAGTTTTTACATGCAAGTCCCGCAGGCGGACGCGGACTCATGCTGCAACCCTATTGGGGTGCAAGCATTTTTGACCGCTATGCAAAGGGAAGCATTATCGGCTTCGGCGATGTACACGAGCGTGATGATTTATACCGCGCTATTATTGAAGGCTTAGCCTATTCATTGCGCGAAGGCTTGGAGTTAATTGAAGCGAAAGGAAAACTGCAATGCGAAAAAGTTGCAGCTTCGGGCGGAGCTTCGCAAAGTGATGCGATTTGTCAAATTACCGCAGATATTTTAAATAGAAATTTAGTGCGCGGTAAAACGCTCGAAGCTTCTTCGCTGGGGGCTGCAATTATCACTGCTGCGGGAATCGGAGAATATCCTTCAATTCAGGCGGCGGTAAAACAAATGGTAACTCAGGAAAAAGAATTTATTCCAAATCCTGAAAACCGCGCAATTTATGACGGACTGTTTGAAGTTTATAAAAAAATTTATCCGTCATTAAAAAACATTTACAACGGTTTGCAGAGGGTAACCAATTATCCGGAAGCAAAAAAATTAAATAGCTAA
- a CDS encoding FAD-binding oxidoreductase — translation MGKRYEYKGFKPVWEQVPPPAGSFRSVLKWGSPQEFKEPNERLYRYMKNVFGIGDEVFKEKKHEGLEPMPEELPVNLASEHIEKLKEIFGEAEVSTRAADRIAVAYGKTMYDAYRLREGILENIPDVVVFPSDHKQIVALVEYCNTHKIPVYVYGGGSSVTRGVEAVKGGITLDMRKNFNKVLNFNETNQTITVQAGMSGPQLEAHLNNAQKEFNAKRAYTCRHFPQSFEYSSVGGWIVTRGAGQNSTYYGNIKDIVFQQTYVTPAGIVKSYGLPAHAVGPDIDEIMMGSEGAFGILTDVTLRFFRYMPENRKKFSFIFKSWQDGMNACREIMQNESGFPSVFRLSDAEETDMALKLYGVEGTIAEKLMNFFGYEPMQRCLFLGWTEGEKAFSKQLYKKVKRICKKHGGFFLTGKPVDGWEHGRFTDHYLRESLQDYGIIIDTMECSVTWEMMPHVHEEVRKFTKSRPHTVCMTHLSHAYPQGANLYFIFIGLFKDKEEYVEYQYGIFDNIQKAGAAMSHHHGVGKMTAAWVEQSIGQTNFEIFKALKAHFDPNNIMNPGGTLGLDMTEAQKRKPKFAGKTWDSPEY, via the coding sequence ATGGGAAAGCGATATGAATACAAAGGTTTTAAACCTGTTTGGGAACAGGTACCGCCACCTGCCGGCAGTTTTCGTTCAGTATTAAAATGGGGCAGCCCGCAAGAATTTAAGGAACCGAATGAGAGGCTGTATCGATACATGAAAAATGTTTTTGGAATCGGCGATGAAGTTTTTAAAGAAAAAAAACACGAGGGCTTGGAGCCCATGCCCGAAGAATTGCCGGTTAATCTTGCGAGCGAACACATTGAAAAGCTAAAAGAAATTTTCGGAGAAGCTGAGGTGAGCACTCGCGCAGCTGACAGAATTGCCGTTGCCTACGGAAAAACAATGTATGATGCGTACCGCCTGCGAGAGGGCATACTGGAAAACATTCCCGATGTTGTTGTCTTCCCTTCGGATCATAAGCAAATTGTTGCCCTCGTGGAATACTGCAACACGCATAAAATCCCCGTATATGTATACGGCGGCGGCTCATCAGTTACGCGCGGCGTTGAGGCGGTCAAGGGCGGCATCACGCTGGACATGCGAAAAAATTTTAACAAGGTTTTAAACTTTAACGAAACAAATCAAACCATCACCGTTCAAGCAGGAATGTCAGGTCCGCAACTTGAAGCTCACTTAAACAATGCGCAAAAAGAATTCAATGCAAAGCGTGCATACACATGCAGACATTTTCCTCAATCATTTGAATATTCGTCCGTAGGCGGCTGGATAGTAACCAGAGGCGCAGGACAAAATTCAACCTATTACGGAAACATAAAAGACATTGTTTTTCAGCAAACCTATGTTACGCCTGCAGGCATTGTAAAAAGCTACGGGCTTCCCGCCCATGCAGTCGGTCCCGACATCGATGAGATTATGATGGGCAGCGAAGGAGCTTTCGGAATTCTTACCGATGTTACCTTGCGCTTTTTCCGCTACATGCCTGAGAACCGAAAAAAATTCAGCTTTATTTTTAAGAGCTGGCAAGACGGAATGAATGCATGCCGAGAAATTATGCAAAACGAATCGGGTTTTCCTTCTGTGTTTAGACTTTCCGATGCGGAAGAAACCGACATGGCTTTAAAGCTCTACGGGGTTGAAGGCACTATTGCGGAAAAGCTTATGAACTTTTTTGGCTACGAGCCGATGCAGCGTTGCCTTTTTTTAGGCTGGACAGAAGGAGAAAAAGCATTTTCCAAGCAGCTGTATAAAAAAGTAAAACGCATTTGCAAAAAACACGGTGGCTTTTTTTTAACGGGAAAACCCGTTGACGGCTGGGAACACGGCCGCTTTACCGACCATTACTTGCGCGAATCCTTGCAGGACTACGGCATTATAATCGATACGATGGAATGCAGTGTAACATGGGAGATGATGCCGCACGTCCACGAAGAAGTCCGCAAATTTACAAAATCGCGGCCGCACACTGTCTGCATGACGCATTTATCGCACGCCTATCCTCAGGGCGCAAACCTCTACTTTATTTTTATCGGACTTTTTAAAGACAAGGAAGAATATGTAGAATATCAGTACGGCATCTTCGACAACATACAGAAAGCAGGTGCCGCCATGAGTCACCACCACGGCGTCGGAAAAATGACCGCCGCATGGGTTGAACAATCGATAGGCCAAACTAATTTTGAAATCTTTAAAGCACTCAAAGCACACTTTGATCCGAATAATATTATGAACCCCGGCGGCACCCTCGGCCTCGACATGACCGAAGCGCAAAAACGCAAACCGAAATTTGCAGGGAAAACCTGGGATAGTCCTGAGTATTAG
- the dtd gene encoding D-aminoacyl-tRNA deacylase — MRAVIQRVTSGAIAIDKKERGRIGQGFVILLGIAPSDTDADIDWLVKKISALRVFDDAEGKMNLSIQDITGEILLVSQFTLFASSKKGNRPSFNFAADPSIAIPLYEKMISALEKALGKPIQTGVFGANMQIEIHNDGPVTILLDSKVRE, encoded by the coding sequence ATGCGAGCAGTTATTCAGCGAGTTACAAGCGGTGCAATTGCCATCGATAAAAAAGAGCGCGGGAGAATAGGGCAGGGGTTTGTGATTTTGCTTGGTATTGCACCGAGCGATACCGATGCGGATATTGACTGGTTGGTAAAGAAAATTTCTGCTTTGCGGGTTTTTGATGATGCTGAGGGAAAAATGAATCTTTCAATACAGGATATAACCGGTGAGATTTTACTTGTCAGCCAGTTTACTCTCTTTGCAAGCTCTAAAAAAGGGAATCGCCCTTCGTTTAATTTTGCCGCTGACCCTTCAATCGCGATTCCTCTGTATGAAAAAATGATTTCCGCATTGGAAAAAGCTTTAGGAAAACCGATACAAACAGGAGTATTCGGCGCAAACATGCAGATTGAGATTCATAATGACGGGCCGGTAACAATTTTGTTAGACAGTAAGGTGCGGGAATGA
- the pth gene encoding aminoacyl-tRNA hydrolase, translating into MIKLIAFLGNHGREYARTRHNAAWIISEKIAVSKNVSWQHKFSGNYAQAPFSCTGGEVVHLLKPETYMNLSGVSVKALVSFYKLKPEEILVVHDELELAPAAISFKWAGGLGGHNGLRSIKAQLGTADFWRLRIGIGRPDFSAQGGNAHPDIAGYVLSLFSQHELEDIEKIIPSLDELFAALLPPTENLSALLKTWGKKPLTT; encoded by the coding sequence ATGATTAAGCTTATCGCCTTTTTAGGTAATCATGGCAGAGAGTATGCAAGAACTCGGCATAATGCCGCATGGATTATCAGCGAGAAAATTGCCGTCTCAAAAAATGTCTCGTGGCAGCATAAGTTTTCAGGCAATTATGCCCAGGCTCCTTTTTCTTGCACCGGCGGAGAAGTTGTGCACTTACTAAAGCCTGAAACGTATATGAATCTTTCGGGAGTGAGTGTGAAAGCTTTGGTGAGCTTTTATAAATTAAAACCGGAAGAAATTTTAGTTGTTCATGATGAACTTGAGCTTGCGCCTGCGGCAATTAGTTTTAAGTGGGCGGGCGGTTTAGGCGGCCATAACGGGTTGCGCTCGATAAAAGCACAACTCGGTACTGCGGATTTTTGGCGTCTTCGTATCGGTATCGGCAGGCCTGATTTTTCCGCACAAGGCGGGAATGCACATCCTGATATTGCAGGCTATGTGCTTTCTCTTTTTTCGCAACACGAACTTGAAGACATCGAAAAAATTATTCCGTCATTGGATGAGCTTTTTGCCGCTCTTTTACCGCCTACCGAAAATTTATCGGCATTACTGAAAACATGGGGGAAAAAGCCGCTGACAACATAA